Below is a genomic region from Gemmobacter sp. 24YEA27.
GCGCCGCGCCTGCCTTGCAGCTCAGCGGCATCTCGCTGGCTTTTGGTGGCATCCGTGCGCTGAAAGACGTGTCCTTTGATGTTCACCCCGGCGAGATCCGGGCGGTGATCGGGCCGAATGGGGCGGGAAAATCCTCGCTGGTCAATGTGATCAGCGGGCTCTACCGCGCCGACAGTGGCCGGATCGCGCTTGGCGGCGAAAGCTTTGCCCATGTGCCGCCCGGGCGCCTCCCGGGCCTAGGGGTGGCGCGGACCTTCCAGAATATTGCGCTGTTTCCGGGGCTGAGCGTGGCCGAAAACATCGCCTCCGGCCTTGTGTTCCGCAGGCCCGCCTTTGCCTGGCTGCCCTTTATTCCGGCCTCACGGCGCGAGGGGCGGGAGACTGCGATCCGGGTGCGCGAGATCGCGGCCTTCCTGGGGCTTGAGGCACATCTGCCGCGCCTGGTTTCAACCCTGCCCTTCGGGTTGCAAAAACAGGTCGAACTGGCCCGCGCCATGATCGCAAATCCGCAGCTTTTGCTGCTGGACGAGCCGATGGCCGGGCTGACCGGCACCGAGAAAGGCGCGATGGCGGCCCATATCCGCGCCATCCGCGACCGGCTTGGCCTGTCGGTGATCCTGATCGAGCATGACATCGGTGTCGTGATGGGGCTTTCCGACCGTATCGTCGTGCTCGACCATGGCGAGGTGATCGCAGATGGCCGCCCCGATGAGGTGCGCCGCGACCCCGAGGTGATCCGGGCCTATCTCGGCAGCGATGCCGCACCACTGGCGGGGGCCGCGTGATGGACTGGTATGAATTTCTCTTCGTGATCGAGGTTGCGGTGGGCGGGCTGTTGTCGGGGGTGATGTACAGCCTTGTCGCCATCGGTTTCGTGCTGATCTACAAAACCTCGGGCGTGCTGAATTTTGCGCAAGGGGCGATGGTGCTGTTCGCGGCGCTGACATTCGTGAGCCTGGTGGAGCGTGGGGTGCCCTTTGCCCTTGCCCTCGTGATCACGCTTTTGATCATGGGGCTGCTGGGGCTGGCGATTGAACGCACGGTGCTGCGCCCGCTGGCCAATCGCTCGCCGATGACGCTCTTCATGGCGACACTGGGCCTGGCCTGGGTGATCGAAGGCGGCGCACAGCTGATCTGGGGCACCCAGGTCCATGCGCTGGATCTTGGCATCTCGAACGCGCCCTTCGAGATCGGCGGCATCTTCATCTCGAATTTCGACCTGGTGGCGGCGGCTATTGCGCTGGCGCTGGTCGTGGTGCTGACGAGCTTTTTCCGCTTCACCCGCACCGGGCTGTCTTTCCGCGCCGTGGCCGATGACACTTTCGCCGCCATCGCCATCGGGCTGAAACTGAACCGTATCCAGGCGGCGGTCTGGACCGCAGCCGGCGTGGTCGCACTGGTCGCGGGCCTTCTCTGGGGCGCGCGGCTCGGGGTGCAGTTCTCGCTGTCTCTCGTCGTGCTGAAAGCGCTGCCGGTGCTGGTGCTGGGCGGGTTCGACTCGGTCCCCGGCGCGATTGTCGCCGGGCTGATCATCGGCGCTTCCGAGAAACTCGCCGAAGTCTATCTCGGCCCCTATGTCGGCGGCGGCATCGAGGGCTGGTTCGCCTATGTCGTGGCACTTGCGGTGCTGCTGATCCGGCCGCAGGGCCTGTTTGGCCGCAAGATCACCGAGAGGTTCTGACCCATGTCCCTCGCGGTTACGGCGCCCGCGCGCCCGCTTCTCACCGGCCAGAGATTATCGATCCTGGCCCTTTTGGCCCTGGCATTCCTTGGCGTGCCGGCCTTCGCCTCGCCCTGGACGATTGAGGCGATCCTGCTGCCGTTCCTGGCGCTCTCGCTGGCGGGGCTGGGGCTTAATCTGCTTACGGGCTATGCGGGTCAGGTCTCGCTGGGCTCGGCTGCATTCATGGCGGTCGGTGCCTATGCCGCGTTCAACATCCAGCTGCGGCTTGGCCTGCCTTTGCCGCTGACCTTCCTCTTTGCCGCGACCACTGCGGCGGCGGTGGGGGTGATCTTTGGCCTGCCATCCCTGAGGCTTAAGGGCTTTTACCTCGCGGTCTCGACCCTGGCGGCACAGTTCTTCATCCAGTGGCTCCTGAACAAATTCGGCTGGTTCTCGAATTACAGCGCCTCCGGCGTGATCTCGGCCCCGGTTCTGGGCTTTGCCGGCATCACATTTGACAGCCGCGAAAGCCGCTACCTGCTGGCGCTGAGCACTGTCACCCTCATCACCATCTTCGTCCATCGCCTGGTGACCGGCCCGGCCCGCATCAACCTGATCGCTGTGCGCGACAATGAGACCGCCGCGAAGGTCATCGGCGTCCCGGTTCTGCGCACCAAACTCGCCGCCTTCGCGCTGTCATCGGCGATCATCGGCGTCGCGGGCGTCTTGTGGTCCTTCACCTATCTCAGGACCATCGAACCCGAAGGGTTCAACCTCGACCGATCCTTCCAGATCCTGTTCATCGCGATCATTGGCGGGCTGGCAACCATTCGCGGCGCTTTCCTTGGCGCCGGGCTGATCGTGGTCTTTCCGCTGCTGCTCTCACGCGGCTCGGCCTGGATCTTTGACGGCGGGCTGGATGCCGGCTCGGTCCAGCTGACGCAGCGCATCGTCCTTGGTGCAACGATCATCACCTTCCTGATCCTCGAGCCGAACGGGCTCTCCTCCATTCTCGACCGGGTCACCGCCCGCGTCAGAACCCTGCTGGGCCGCACATGAGCCGCGCGCCCCCCCTTTCAAACCGGAGCAAACATGTCCTTTTTCCGTCGCCTCGCGCCTGCCCTTCTGGCCGCAACCATCCTGACAGGCGCTATCGCCCCCGCCCATGCGGATGAACAGTTCTTCCCGCTGCAATCCTACCGCGTCGGCCCCTATGCCGCCGGTGGCACCGGGTTTTTCGGTGGCTTCATCGACTATCTGACCCTGATCAATGACCGCGACGGCGGCGTGAATGGTGTGAAACTGACCTGGGCCGAGGGCGAGACCGAATATGAGGTCGAAAAGGGTGTCGAGGTCTATCAGCGCCTGAAATCCACCCCCGGCATAGCCGCCTGGAACCCGCTTTCGGTGGGCATCGCCTACGCCATGATCGACGGCGTGACCGAAGACAAGGTGCCGCTCCTGACGGTGAACCATGGCCGCACCGATACCACCGATGGCCGCGTCTTTCCTTACGTCTTCCCGCTTTTGCTGAACCCCTATTCGGAAAGCTCGGGGATCATCAATTACATCGCCGCAAAGGAAGGCGGGGCAGAGGCACTGAAGGGCAAGAAGATCGTCGTCCTTTATCACGGCTCGCCCTATGGCAAGGAAACCATCCCGATCTATGAGCTGCTGGCCGAGAAATACGGCTTTCAGCTGATCCAGATCGAGGTGCCGCATCCGGGATCCGAGCAACAGGCGCAATGGCTGCAGATCCGCCGTGAACGCCCGGATTACGTCGTGCTGCGCGGCTGGGGGGTGATGAACCCGGTGGCGCTGACCACTGCGCAGCGGAACGGCTTCCCCGCCGATAAGATTATCGGCAATGTCTGGTCGAATTCCGAGGAAGACGTGCTTCCGGCGGGTGAGGCCGCGATTGGCTATACCGCCATCACCACCCAGGCCTCGGGCCAGGACTATCCGGTGCTGAAAGAGGTGATCGCCGGGGTCTATGACAAAGGC
It encodes:
- a CDS encoding ABC transporter substrate-binding protein produces the protein MSFFRRLAPALLAATILTGAIAPAHADEQFFPLQSYRVGPYAAGGTGFFGGFIDYLTLINDRDGGVNGVKLTWAEGETEYEVEKGVEVYQRLKSTPGIAAWNPLSVGIAYAMIDGVTEDKVPLLTVNHGRTDTTDGRVFPYVFPLLLNPYSESSGIINYIAAKEGGAEALKGKKIVVLYHGSPYGKETIPIYELLAEKYGFQLIQIEVPHPGSEQQAQWLQIRRERPDYVVLRGWGVMNPVALTTAQRNGFPADKIIGNVWSNSEEDVLPAGEAAIGYTAITTQASGQDYPVLKEVIAGVYDKGQGNLSDKARIGSVYHNLGIVNGILNVEAIRIAQAKFGNRTLTGDEVRWGFEHLQLSPERVKELGAEGLFHSINVTWDNHEGEGYVTFQQWDGKKWNVVSDWIAPDWALLRPIIEASSEAYAKEKGLTIRTEADVDTVIGPN
- a CDS encoding branched-chain amino acid ABC transporter permease, translated to MDWYEFLFVIEVAVGGLLSGVMYSLVAIGFVLIYKTSGVLNFAQGAMVLFAALTFVSLVERGVPFALALVITLLIMGLLGLAIERTVLRPLANRSPMTLFMATLGLAWVIEGGAQLIWGTQVHALDLGISNAPFEIGGIFISNFDLVAAAIALALVVVLTSFFRFTRTGLSFRAVADDTFAAIAIGLKLNRIQAAVWTAAGVVALVAGLLWGARLGVQFSLSLVVLKALPVLVLGGFDSVPGAIVAGLIIGASEKLAEVYLGPYVGGGIEGWFAYVVALAVLLIRPQGLFGRKITERF
- a CDS encoding branched-chain amino acid ABC transporter permease, whose amino-acid sequence is MSLAVTAPARPLLTGQRLSILALLALAFLGVPAFASPWTIEAILLPFLALSLAGLGLNLLTGYAGQVSLGSAAFMAVGAYAAFNIQLRLGLPLPLTFLFAATTAAAVGVIFGLPSLRLKGFYLAVSTLAAQFFIQWLLNKFGWFSNYSASGVISAPVLGFAGITFDSRESRYLLALSTVTLITIFVHRLVTGPARINLIAVRDNETAAKVIGVPVLRTKLAAFALSSAIIGVAGVLWSFTYLRTIEPEGFNLDRSFQILFIAIIGGLATIRGAFLGAGLIVVFPLLLSRGSAWIFDGGLDAGSVQLTQRIVLGATIITFLILEPNGLSSILDRVTARVRTLLGRT